A single genomic interval of Streptomyces sp. 1222.5 harbors:
- a CDS encoding LLM class flavin-dependent oxidoreductase, whose amino-acid sequence MEFGLFVQGYVGKRAETDPLAEHKALMEETEYVIQADKSGFKYAWASEHHFLEEYSHLSANDVFLGYLAHATERIHLGSGIFNPLAQVNHPVKVAEKVAMLDHLSEGRFEFGSGRGAGSHEILGFLPGITDMNHTKEIWEETVAEFPKMWLQDEYEGFQGKHWQLPPRKVLPKPYGKSHPAMWYAAGSPPSYAMAAKKGLGVLGFSIQKVSDMEWVLEQYKTAVVDAEPIGDFVNDNVMVTTTAICAPTHAEAIEIAVNGGLHYLPSLVFRYHDTFPRPEGFPVWPETLPPYTPEFVELLIEEELLICGDPDEVLRQCKRWEQAGADQLSFGLPVGVPKEETLQTIRLIGEHVIPKIDTDPVHRTSRFRAAA is encoded by the coding sequence GATGGAGGAGACCGAGTACGTCATCCAGGCGGACAAGTCCGGCTTCAAGTACGCCTGGGCCTCCGAGCACCACTTCCTGGAGGAGTACTCGCACCTGTCCGCCAACGACGTCTTCCTCGGCTACCTTGCCCACGCGACCGAGCGGATCCACCTGGGATCGGGCATCTTCAACCCGCTCGCCCAGGTCAACCACCCCGTGAAGGTGGCCGAGAAGGTCGCCATGCTCGACCACCTCAGCGAGGGCCGCTTCGAGTTCGGCAGCGGCCGGGGCGCGGGCAGCCACGAGATCCTCGGCTTCCTGCCGGGCATCACCGACATGAACCACACCAAGGAGATCTGGGAGGAGACCGTCGCCGAGTTCCCCAAGATGTGGCTCCAGGACGAGTACGAGGGCTTCCAGGGCAAGCACTGGCAGCTTCCGCCGCGGAAGGTGCTCCCGAAGCCGTACGGGAAGTCGCACCCGGCGATGTGGTACGCGGCCGGTTCGCCGCCCTCCTACGCGATGGCCGCGAAGAAGGGGCTCGGCGTGCTCGGCTTCAGCATCCAGAAGGTCTCCGACATGGAGTGGGTGCTGGAGCAGTACAAGACGGCGGTCGTGGACGCGGAGCCGATCGGCGACTTCGTCAACGACAACGTGATGGTGACGACGACCGCGATCTGCGCGCCGACGCACGCGGAGGCGATCGAGATCGCCGTCAACGGCGGGCTGCACTACCTGCCCTCGCTGGTCTTCCGGTACCACGACACGTTCCCCCGGCCCGAGGGGTTCCCGGTGTGGCCGGAGACGCTGCCCCCGTACACCCCCGAGTTCGTGGAGCTGCTCATCGAGGAGGAGCTGCTGATCTGCGGGGACCCGGACGAGGTCTTGCGCCAGTGCAAGCGCTGGGAGCAGGCCGGCGCCGACCAGCTGAGCTTCGGGCTGCCGGTCGGGGTGCCGAAGGAGGAGACGCTGCAGACGATCCGGCTGATCGGGGAGCACGTGATTCCCAAGATCGACACCGACCCCGTGCACCGGACCTCGCGGTTCCGGGCCGCCGCGTGA
- a CDS encoding peptidoglycan-binding protein: MTGFFGLPLLPTDTPAGRRSWLAGLCESIPKAGSKNDLLDQIDGALFACAPVGDTATLESLGKRYRGQVDKAGDVHDRVHKVARKGLPEVWVGDTSVLASDAVGAAGRAATKMAEAFEGGAKALIALADALTDAQKQDTEGRSRMRQAKQQLGGKDGFLDRMIETDEEKKALASARSVAAAGVDLMHKAAVAADDAVRAATRDLNKWAAEARAGKIHTGELSAVDRLMLADSSGPAGAADYNEILTAGDLERSGRAMDRLSAADRTRMETLLAHASSPQEKAYLMKALAAGHGVDDIAAFDGKIHGKDPAWLQQHLSPIVTKGDSLKDEGTDPGNGANVNTDLQSFGTQQWSQGGDGSEGTCVASSTVTARAMVDPVYALSLTGGPTGQENDPAAFRRRLVDEQHRVHEEGHGGANYNGMGQDGKTEVVNKEISPETGSSYELHEVRDADARRNILPDIEKAVAEGRPVPIGVEGYDAKGERSGHAMMIVGQEGDKLEIYNPWGQTTWVSENDFVNGGMAKASNSRLPDAYAVHLPQD; encoded by the coding sequence ATGACCGGATTCTTCGGGCTGCCCCTGCTGCCCACGGACACCCCCGCCGGCCGCCGCTCCTGGCTGGCCGGGCTGTGCGAGAGCATTCCCAAAGCCGGGTCCAAGAACGATCTGCTCGACCAGATCGACGGCGCGCTGTTCGCCTGCGCGCCGGTGGGCGACACGGCGACGCTGGAATCGCTGGGCAAGCGCTACCGGGGCCAGGTCGACAAGGCCGGGGACGTGCACGACCGCGTGCACAAGGTGGCCCGCAAGGGGCTGCCGGAGGTGTGGGTGGGTGACACCAGCGTCCTCGCCTCCGACGCGGTGGGTGCCGCGGGCCGGGCGGCGACGAAGATGGCCGAGGCGTTCGAGGGCGGCGCCAAGGCGCTGATCGCGCTGGCCGACGCGCTCACGGACGCGCAGAAGCAGGACACCGAGGGCCGCTCCCGGATGCGGCAGGCGAAGCAGCAGCTCGGTGGCAAGGACGGTTTCCTCGACCGGATGATCGAGACGGACGAGGAGAAGAAGGCCCTCGCGTCGGCCCGTTCCGTCGCCGCCGCCGGGGTCGACCTGATGCACAAGGCGGCCGTCGCCGCGGACGACGCCGTCCGTGCGGCGACCCGCGATCTGAACAAGTGGGCGGCCGAGGCCCGTGCCGGGAAGATACACACCGGTGAACTGTCCGCGGTGGACCGGCTGATGCTCGCCGACTCCAGTGGCCCGGCCGGTGCCGCTGACTACAACGAGATCCTCACCGCGGGCGACCTGGAACGCTCGGGCCGGGCCATGGACAGGCTTTCGGCGGCCGACCGGACCCGGATGGAGACCCTGCTGGCGCACGCGTCGTCCCCGCAGGAGAAGGCGTACCTGATGAAGGCCCTCGCCGCGGGCCACGGCGTCGACGACATCGCGGCGTTCGACGGGAAGATCCACGGCAAGGACCCGGCGTGGCTGCAGCAGCACCTGTCGCCGATCGTCACCAAGGGGGACAGCCTCAAGGACGAGGGCACCGACCCGGGCAACGGCGCCAACGTCAACACCGACCTGCAGAGTTTCGGCACGCAGCAGTGGTCCCAGGGCGGCGACGGCAGTGAGGGCACCTGTGTCGCCTCGTCCACCGTCACCGCCCGCGCCATGGTCGACCCGGTGTACGCCCTCTCGCTCACCGGCGGGCCGACGGGTCAGGAGAACGACCCGGCCGCCTTCCGGCGCCGCCTGGTGGACGAGCAGCACCGGGTGCACGAGGAGGGCCACGGCGGCGCCAACTACAACGGCATGGGCCAGGACGGCAAGACCGAGGTCGTCAACAAGGAGATCAGCCCCGAGACCGGGAGCTCGTACGAACTGCACGAGGTCCGGGACGCGGACGCCCGGCGCAACATCCTGCCGGACATCGAGAAGGCGGTGGCGGAGGGCAGGCCGGTGCCGATCGGCGTCGAGGGCTACGACGCCAAGGGCGAACGCTCCGGCCACGCCATGATGATCGTCGGCCAGGAGGGCGACAAGCTGGAGATCTACAACCCGTGGGGCCAGACCACATGGGTCAGCGAGAACGACTTCGTCAACGGCGGCATGGCGAAGGCCAGCAACAGCCGGCTGCCCGACGCGTACGCCGTCCACCTGCCCCAGGACTGA
- a CDS encoding nitroreductase/quinone reductase family protein — MPGRAERKHRIVTRFQRYLANPVNRRLPFQTLLETTGRTSGLPRRTPVGGRRVGDSFWLVSEFGPKSQYVRNIQADPEVRVRIAGRWHRGTAHLLPEDDARARLRALPRFNSAAVRAFGTDLLTVRVDLAD, encoded by the coding sequence ATGCCAGGCCGTGCCGAGCGCAAGCACCGCATCGTGACCCGCTTCCAGCGGTACCTCGCCAACCCGGTCAACCGGCGCCTGCCGTTCCAGACGCTCCTGGAGACCACCGGCCGCACCTCCGGGCTGCCCCGGCGGACTCCGGTCGGCGGGCGCCGGGTCGGCGACTCCTTCTGGCTGGTGTCGGAGTTCGGCCCGAAGTCGCAGTACGTGCGCAACATCCAGGCAGACCCGGAGGTCCGCGTCCGTATCGCCGGCCGCTGGCACCGGGGCACCGCCCACCTCCTGCCCGAGGACGACGCCCGGGCCCGGCTGCGCGCCCTGCCCCGGTTCAACAGCGCGGCGGTACGGGCGTTCGGCACGGACCTGCTGACGGTGCGGGTGGACCTGGCGGACTGA
- a CDS encoding protease inhibitor I42 family protein, whose protein sequence is MTARPSLLGSAALVCLLALTGCGGGGGTGTPAASTPAISTPAPTTPATGTPSTGTPSTRYGPRDRTITAAPGEAITLTVPSAATLGQNWYLADPRPDAAVLRFRGDRSSGDGGDADGGTGGSQSFEFSAVAEGRTTVRLLYCPLHTCTGPGPDDRSTLGPTPDGTASPSPYPTATGTPDSRAAYYVFTITVR, encoded by the coding sequence ATGACCGCACGCCCCTCTCTTCTCGGCTCCGCCGCCCTCGTCTGCCTGCTCGCCCTCACCGGCTGCGGCGGCGGAGGCGGGACCGGCACGCCCGCCGCGAGCACCCCTGCCATCAGCACCCCCGCGCCCACGACGCCGGCCACGGGCACCCCGTCCACGGGCACCCCCTCCACCCGGTACGGCCCGCGGGACCGGACCATCACCGCCGCGCCGGGGGAGGCGATCACCCTCACCGTCCCGTCCGCCGCGACCCTCGGCCAGAACTGGTACCTCGCCGACCCCCGGCCGGACGCGGCCGTGCTGAGGTTCCGGGGCGACCGGAGTTCCGGGGACGGCGGTGACGCCGACGGCGGCACGGGCGGCAGCCAGTCCTTCGAGTTCTCCGCGGTCGCCGAGGGCAGGACGACCGTACGGCTGCTCTACTGCCCCCTGCACACGTGCACCGGACCCGGCCCCGACGACCGGTCCACCCTGGGGCCAACGCCCGACGGCACGGCGTCCCCGTCGCCGTACCCGACCGCCACCGGCACCCCGGACTCCCGCGCCGCCTACTACGTCTTCACGATCACCGTCCGCTGA
- a CDS encoding aldehyde dehydrogenase family protein gives MNEGQRLFVGGEWTEPDGGHYPVTDPATEGTVGWAPEASPEQVRAACAAAREAFGPWSRTRPEERAAVLARAAGVIRDSLEPYADLARAETGATAGTARAMQVGVAAARFRRYAAVEPAEWAVVPQINEAGPMGRAGVMGALAVRQPVGVVTCVTSYNNPWANPAGKVAPALAMGNTVVVKPAPQDPLSVYRMAEALEAAGVPPGVVNVVSGRDTAVGEAAVACDDVDMVSFTGSTSVGRRIAEVCGRDMKRQLMELGGKGAALVFDDADLGSAVAGIGTTFSFYSGQICTAPTRVLAQRGVYDRLVERLAGYAARLKVGDPGEPDTVVGPVISAEHRARVESYVELGRKEGAVVVTGGERPSLDRGFYVAPTLLADCGNDMRVAREEIFGPVVVVIPFDDEEEGVALANDSDYGLVDYVWSGDVARAFRVGRRLRAGGVGVNTVGRNMEAPFGGFKKSGVGRDVGVYALHAYSEVQALVWPG, from the coding sequence GTGAACGAGGGGCAGCGGCTGTTCGTCGGCGGGGAGTGGACAGAACCCGACGGCGGGCACTACCCGGTGACCGATCCGGCCACCGAGGGGACCGTCGGCTGGGCGCCGGAGGCCTCACCGGAGCAGGTGCGGGCGGCCTGCGCGGCGGCCCGCGAGGCCTTCGGGCCGTGGTCGCGGACCCGGCCGGAGGAGCGGGCGGCGGTGCTGGCCCGGGCGGCCGGCGTCATCCGGGATTCCCTGGAGCCGTACGCCGACCTCGCCCGGGCGGAGACCGGCGCGACGGCCGGGACCGCCCGCGCGATGCAGGTCGGGGTGGCCGCGGCCCGCTTCCGCCGGTACGCCGCGGTGGAGCCCGCCGAGTGGGCCGTGGTCCCGCAGATCAACGAGGCGGGGCCGATGGGCAGGGCCGGTGTGATGGGCGCCCTGGCGGTGCGGCAGCCCGTCGGCGTGGTCACGTGCGTCACCTCGTACAACAACCCGTGGGCCAATCCGGCGGGCAAGGTCGCCCCGGCCCTGGCCATGGGCAACACGGTGGTGGTCAAGCCCGCTCCGCAGGACCCCCTCTCGGTCTACCGGATGGCCGAGGCGCTGGAGGCGGCCGGGGTGCCGCCGGGCGTGGTGAACGTCGTCTCCGGCCGGGACACGGCGGTGGGCGAGGCGGCGGTGGCCTGCGACGACGTGGACATGGTCAGCTTCACCGGTTCCACGTCCGTCGGCCGGCGCATCGCCGAGGTGTGCGGACGCGACATGAAACGCCAGTTGATGGAGCTGGGCGGCAAGGGTGCGGCGCTCGTCTTCGACGACGCAGACCTCGGCTCGGCCGTCGCCGGCATCGGCACCACGTTCTCCTTCTACAGCGGGCAGATCTGCACCGCGCCCACCCGGGTGCTGGCCCAGCGCGGGGTGTACGACCGGCTGGTGGAGCGACTGGCCGGGTACGCCGCCCGGTTGAAGGTCGGTGATCCGGGGGAGCCGGACACCGTCGTGGGGCCGGTGATCTCCGCCGAGCACCGGGCCCGCGTGGAGTCGTACGTCGAACTCGGCCGCAAGGAAGGGGCGGTCGTCGTCACCGGTGGTGAACGTCCGTCCCTGGACCGGGGGTTCTACGTCGCTCCCACCCTCCTCGCCGACTGCGGCAACGACATGCGGGTGGCCCGGGAGGAGATCTTCGGGCCCGTCGTCGTGGTGATCCCCTTCGACGACGAGGAGGAGGGGGTGGCCCTCGCCAACGACTCCGACTACGGACTCGTCGACTACGTCTGGTCCGGTGACGTGGCCAGGGCCTTCCGGGTGGGGCGGCGGCTGCGGGCCGGCGGTGTCGGCGTCAACACCGTCGGCCGCAACATGGAGGCGCCGTTCGGCGGGTTCAAGAAGAGCGGGGTCGGCCGGGACGTCGGCGTGTACGCCCTGCACGCCTACAGCGAGGTGCAGGCCCTCGTGTGGCCGGGCTGA
- a CDS encoding amidohydrolase family protein, translating to MFDHVIKGATVVDGTGAPARTADVGIRDGRIAAVGRVTGEARTTEDAHGLVLTPGFVDPHTHYDAQLFWDPYATPSLNHGVTTVAAGNCGFTLAPLNPDRPEDADYTRRMMSKVEGMSLVALEEGAPWSWHGFGEYLDALDGRIAVNAGFMVGHCALRRYVMGPDAVGGQPSRRQLEAMVALLHEAMDAGAWGLSTTQSSTHSDGDGRPVASRHAEPAELLALARAVGEHEGTQIEAIVAGCLDQFSDAEIDLLVEMSAAAGRPLNWNVLTVDAAVPERVPRQLGASERARKAGGRIVALTMPILTPMNMSLGTFCALNLIPGWGPVLGLPVPERIARLRDAEVRAELLRRARSKEAGVFRRLADFGRYVIGDTYSEANRGLTGRVVRDIAAERGQDPFACLVEICAEDELRTVLWPMPSDNDPASWELRAETWQHEDVLLGGSDAGAHLDRMCGAPYTTRFLGDCLRGRRLVGLEQAVRMLTDDPARLFGLRERGRVREGWHADLVLLDPERIDAGRARLVHDLPGDSPRLDSRAIGVRAVWVNGVEAIRDDVVTGAVPGRVLRSGRDTRTVSTR from the coding sequence ATGTTCGATCACGTCATCAAGGGCGCGACGGTCGTCGACGGCACCGGCGCCCCCGCCCGCACCGCCGACGTCGGCATCCGCGACGGCCGGATCGCCGCCGTCGGCCGGGTCACCGGGGAGGCCCGCACCACCGAGGACGCGCACGGCCTCGTCCTCACCCCCGGGTTCGTCGACCCGCACACCCACTACGACGCCCAGCTGTTCTGGGACCCGTACGCCACCCCCTCCCTCAACCACGGCGTGACCACCGTCGCCGCCGGCAACTGCGGCTTCACCCTCGCGCCCCTGAACCCCGACCGCCCCGAGGACGCCGACTACACCCGCCGGATGATGTCCAAGGTGGAGGGCATGTCCCTGGTGGCCCTGGAGGAGGGCGCGCCGTGGAGCTGGCACGGGTTCGGGGAGTACCTGGACGCCCTCGACGGGCGGATCGCGGTCAACGCCGGTTTCATGGTGGGGCACTGCGCGCTCCGGCGGTACGTCATGGGCCCGGACGCCGTCGGGGGGCAGCCGAGCCGGCGGCAGCTGGAAGCCATGGTCGCGCTGCTGCACGAGGCCATGGACGCCGGCGCCTGGGGACTCTCCACCACGCAGTCCAGCACCCACTCGGACGGGGACGGGCGGCCCGTGGCGTCCCGGCACGCCGAACCTGCGGAGCTGCTGGCGCTCGCGCGGGCCGTCGGGGAGCACGAGGGCACGCAGATCGAGGCGATCGTCGCCGGCTGCCTCGACCAGTTCAGCGATGCCGAGATCGATCTCCTCGTGGAGATGAGCGCGGCCGCCGGACGGCCGCTGAACTGGAACGTCCTCACCGTCGACGCGGCCGTCCCGGAGCGTGTGCCCCGGCAGCTCGGCGCGAGCGAACGGGCACGGAAGGCCGGCGGCCGCATTGTGGCCCTGACCATGCCGATCCTCACCCCGATGAACATGTCCCTCGGCACCTTCTGCGCCCTGAACCTGATCCCCGGCTGGGGGCCGGTCCTCGGGCTGCCCGTGCCCGAACGGATCGCGAGGCTGCGGGACGCGGAGGTCCGGGCGGAGCTGCTGCGGCGGGCCCGGTCCAAGGAGGCGGGCGTCTTCCGGCGGCTCGCGGACTTCGGCCGGTACGTCATCGGGGACACCTACAGCGAGGCCAACCGCGGTCTGACCGGCCGGGTCGTGCGGGACATCGCCGCCGAGCGCGGGCAGGACCCGTTCGCGTGCCTGGTGGAGATCTGCGCCGAGGACGAACTGCGCACGGTGCTGTGGCCGATGCCGAGCGACAACGACCCCGCCTCCTGGGAGCTGCGCGCGGAGACCTGGCAGCACGAGGACGTGCTGCTGGGCGGCTCCGACGCGGGCGCCCACCTGGACCGGATGTGCGGGGCGCCGTACACCACCCGGTTCCTCGGGGACTGCCTGCGCGGCCGGCGGCTGGTCGGCCTGGAGCAGGCGGTGCGGATGCTGACCGACGACCCGGCGCGGCTCTTCGGGCTGCGCGAGCGGGGACGGGTACGGGAGGGCTGGCACGCCGACCTGGTGCTCCTCGACCCGGAGCGGATCGACGCGGGCCGGGCCCGGCTGGTGCACGACCTGCCGGGCGACAGTCCGCGGCTGGACTCCCGGGCGATCGGGGTGCGCGCGGTGTGGGTCAACGGAGTCGAGGCGATCCGGGACGACGTGGTGACCGGTGCCGTACCGGGCCGGGTGCTGCGGTCCGGGCGGGACACGCGGACGGTGAGCACCCGGTGA